A single genomic interval of Pochonia chlamydosporia 170 chromosome 7, whole genome shotgun sequence harbors:
- a CDS encoding nuclear migration protein (similar to Neurospora crassa OR74A XP_961348.2), which translates to MTEWETDDEYTTKGHGVSTLSTTPKESFSRTPSAKSKRSSRRSMTPPARGPSPSKMATDRTEKRSSRDVTNDETISILDPRRFTPTLHANLVSEILALRRDQDEKTKQIENLENALHSVKEEHEQLQESLTVTSKESRSLKRQLSLLEGGTSSALGELARERDEAVDSISDAKKRLDLVQKKLRSQEDDSQRVHDLWAQEKDNWEDERRRYERKLHIAESRLKLVLDEVAVYQANHMNGNQNGTVHDHESETEESGKDNDAGSVRTMSMTNSIRHSLLSGPVLHPGNSLADELNFDDDDQTDADGRESVLSIRTSPKHTRTFSRDSVASRLHRRNHSIESLKRPGSVARGKLFMNPSVLEALEGEDEENEPQVQETGLLKASYTDTGIQYSPPPSPDIPRFKSPTPDMASQRVKTPECGSPARADTEIEANQRKKRVHITRPLVIEPPKPDNKMVSAAAQTVEMPLSPPKTPQTPFIELQVPEPTPVLMVTSSTQTDGPLSAAHDAALSQSRLAPSPPPLEIPTINIQPPTSRPATPREPRLPQHFKHFGCQVNISSPMSTSDASVQTEGIQVDKRLALLPAHLQPSAITSRPTSPNVSKPGADNDFTPVPPRNPRRLTNSHDGPELPSSPITSPGDDEDLQDSYLSLIDDHPLSGQKGAPKRSNRISSIFAGFDTASSDEGDEFGDVDVSDSEYRTALSAPKPQSTSTKTAKRGSFGTVTTSPEQQRSKPLTKSSIKPIGTELYSSFSLADKENMPKGHIRKPSRTYEKAPPPAPSSNSSNRTSAMRKAAIIQSGMVTQQSRSRSPSLPDGKYPPFPIPNRASSRRSQLGLYTPSDGRESPTRGEMWHRRGSSSRSSYQSHSIRKVRSAAALPRAHRYRRHGSRSPPPLSPSTEAPESPGLPPLPRNDITTPRNGRERAPPSYRRHRHELSTTTDNTNNTVPTTDTNASHTTGVVDAIAQTMVGEWMLKYVRRRKSFSVTENSGKDDSSNDRHKRWVWLAPYERSILWSSKQPSSGSALLGKTGRKLTIQSVLDVKDDNPAPKVMPTIFNRSILILTPQRALKFTASSAERHYLWLTALSFLAHSSQAVPEIISAPHPNVKPQPQQQQQQQPQPQQQQLQHQPQLQQHQPLPDFEVPQSRLKRGGIRDSIRLAKGKTAAARMGVPSVPSIPSIPSSRMSEATGFRVPDSSSALSGGHSREQSREAAEPPFIPRFSERSAHAAAGHGRKRSNTGGHVAPPLSFRGFSGPAGTGNAPHYSGHSTANGSLDTSMSSEVYQSQGSTNTTWNMSQTASQRTSEASSRPSNFFDAIGTVRMEAFISPLAYSQYNEYPDDRSEDFHRVARRRSKEIRRRNSRSRHRDSYGYRAGRSEDSYGRGRYQAEEDYFLRDDPFKGF; encoded by the exons ATGACGGAGTGGGAAACAGATGATGAGTACACGACAAAGGGGCATGGAGTTTCTACGTTATCAACTACCCCAAAGGAATCTTTCTCTCGAACGCCTTCGGCAAAGTCAAAACGATCATCTCGGCGATCCATGACCCCTCCGGCAAGGGGCCCATCACCGAGCAAAATGGCTACCGACCGTACGGAGAAGAGATCGTCTCGAGACGTGACAAATGATGAGACGATTAGCATTCTTGACCCTCGCAGATTCACTCCAACATTGCACGCCAATCTTGTCTCCGAGATTCTCGCATTGAGAAGGGATCAAGAtgagaagacgaagcagatAGAGAACCTGGAGAATGCCTTGCATTCGGTCAAGGAAGAGCATGAACAACTGCAGGAGAGTCTCACAGTCACGTCCAAGGAGAGTCGTTCTCTTAAACGACAACTATCGCTGCTTGAAGGTGGAACCTCGTCTGCATTGGGCGAACTGGCCAGGGAGAGAGACGAGGCAGTTGACTCTATTTCTGATGCGAAAAAGAGGCTTGACTTGGTGCAAAAGAAGCTGCGTAGCCAGGAAGATGACTCTCAGAGAGTTCACGACTTATGGGCACAGGAGAAGGATAACTGGGAAGATGAACGCCGCAGATATGAACGAAAGCTGCATATTGCTGAGAGCCGTCTGAAGTTGGTTCTCGATGAAGTCGCCGTCTATCAAGCCAACCATATGAACGGAAACCAAAATGGCACCGTCCATGATCACGAGAGCGAAACGGAAGAGAGTGGCAAAGATAACGATGCTGGCAGTGTCAGAACCATGAGTATGACTAACAGCATTCGACATTCCCTATTGAGTGGCCCGGTTTTGCATCCTGGCAACTCTTTGGCTGACGAACTCAActttgatgacgatgatcaGACAGATGCCGATGGCCGTGAAAGTGTTTTGTCGATACGGACAAGCCCGAAGCATACGCGAACCTTCAGCCGCGACAGTGTGGCTAGTAGGTTGCACCGCAGAAACCATAGCATTGAAAGCCTGAAGCGACCGGGCAGTGTGGCGCGAGGCAAACTCTTCATGAATCCATCTGTTCTTGAAGCATTAGAaggcgaagatgaagaaaatgaaCCACAAGTGCAAGAGACGGGACTGTTGAAGGCATCCTATACGGATACTGGAATTCAATATTCACCACCGCCTTCACCAGATATCCCTCGATTCAAATCACCAACTCCAGACATGGCTTCCCAGCGTGTGAAGACACCAGAGTGTGGTAGTCCTGCACGAGCGGATACTGAAATTGAGGCAAATCAACGCAAAAAACGAGTGCACATTACACGGCCGTTGGTTATCGAACCACCAAAGCCTGACAATAAGATGGTTTCTGCGGCAGCTCAGACCGTGGAGATGCCGCTCAGCCCACCCAAAACGCCCCAGACACCATTTATTGAGTTGCAAGTCCCCGAGCCTACGCCGGTCTTGATGGTTACATCTTCAACCCAAACCGATGGACCACTTTCCGCTGCTCATGATGCAGCCCTGTCACAATCCCGACTGGCTCCGTCTCCCCCGCCGTTGGAGATTCCTACTATCAACATCCAGCCGCCGACGAGCCGTCCTGCGACGCCGCGGGAGCCTCGCCTGCCGCAGCACTTCAAACACTTCGGCTGCCAGGTGAATATTTCCTCACCCATGTCGACCAGCGATGCCTCGGTACAGACCGAGGGTATCCAAGTTGACAAGAGGTTGGCTTTATTACCAGCGCATCTCCAACCCTCTGCCATCACGTCCAGACCAACCTCGCCAAATGTATCAAAGCCTGGGGCAGACAATGATTTCACACCAGTCCCACCCCGTAATCCAAGGCGACTGACAAACAGCCATGACGGCCCTGAACTTCCGTCATCTCCCATTACATCCCCAGGAGACGATGAGGACCTACAGGATAGTTACTTGAGCTTGATTGACGACCACCCTTTGTCTGGCCAAAAGGGAGCCCCTAAGCGAAGCAACCGCATCAGCAGCATTTTTGCCGGGTTTGACACCGCTAGCTCTGATGAAGGTGACGAATTTGGAGATGTGGATGTGAGTGATTCGGAATACCGAACGGCTTTATCTGCACCTAAGCCACAGTCTACGTCAACCAAGACGGCGAAACGCGGATCTTTTGGGACTGTCACAACGTCTCCGGAACAGCAACGGTCGAAGCCACTGACCAAGAGCTCAATCAAACCTATTGGAACTGAGCTGTATAGCTCGTTTAGTCTTGCAGACAAAGAGAACATGCCAAAGGGCCATATTAGAAAGCCGAGCCGGACGTATGAGAAGGCGCCTCCCCCAGCACCGTCGTCAAACTCTTCCAACCGGACCAGCGCGATGCGAAAAGCTGCCATCATTCAGAGTGGCATGGTTACTCAACAAAGCCGCTCCAGGAGCCCTAGCCTTCCGGACGGCAAATACCCCCCGTTCCCAATCCCTAATCGCGCAAGCTCGCGACGGTCTCAACTTGGTCTCTACACGCCCAGTGATGGGCGCGAAAGTCCTACCAGAGGAGAAATGTGGCACCGTCGAGGCAGTAGTAGCCGGTCATCATACCAGTCCCACAGCATCCGCAAGGTTCGTTCTGCTGCTGCGTTGCCGAGGGCTCATCGGTATCGCAGACATGGAAGCAGGTCTCCGCCTCCCTTGTCGCCGTCCACCGAAGCACCGGAGAGCCCAGGATTACCCCCTCTGCCTCGGAACGATATCACTACACCTCGCAATGGACGTGAGAGGGCCCCCCCAAGCTACCGAAGGCACCGACATGAGCtatcgacgacgacggatAACACGAACAACACTGTGCCAACGACGGATACAAACGCGTCTCACACGACAGGTGTTGTGGACGCCATTGCTCAAACCATGGTGGGCGAATGGATGCTGAAATATGTTCGACGACGCAAGTCTTTCAGTGTTACTGAAAATAGTGGCAAGGACGACAGCAGCAACGACCGACACAAGAGATGGGTGTGGCTTGCGCCTTATGAACGGTCCATCTTGTGGAGCAGCAAGCAACCATCATCAGGCAGCGCATTGTTGGGCAAAACTGGCCGAAAAT TGACAATCCAGTCAGTCCTGGACGTCAAGGACGATAACCCTGCTCCAAAGGTGATGCCGACTATTTTCAATCGATCAATTCTAATCTTAACACCCCAGAGAGCACTGAAATTCACGGCATCATCAGCCGAGAGACACTATCTCTGGCTCACAGCGTTGTCATTCCTGGCGCATTCCTCTCAAGCGGTGCCGGAAATCATCTCTGCTCCGCACCCAAATGTAAAACCGCAGccacaacagcagcagcagcagcagccgcagccgcagcagcaacaactacaacatcaaccacaactccagcaacaccagccacTTCCTGACTTTGAAGTACCACAATCCAGGCTAAAGCGAGGCGGAATCCGAGACTCCATCAGACTCGCAAAGGGGAAAACAGCAGCTGCCAGAATGGGCGTTCCTAGTGTGCCGAGTATTCCTAGTATCCCTTCATCTAGAATGAGCGAGGCCACTGGGTTCCGTGTTCCTGATTCTTCCTCGGCACTGTCTGGTGGCCACAGTCGTGAGCAGTCCAGAGAGGCAGCGGAACCGCCATTCATTCCTCGCTTTTCGGAGAGAAGTGCACATGCCGCGGCGGGCCATGGCCGCAAGCGAAGTAACACGGGGGGCCATGTGGCTCCTCCGCTGTCGTTTAGAGGGTTTTCAGGACCAGCAGGAACAGGCAACGCACCGCACTACTCGGGTCACAGCACGGCGAATGGCAGTCTCGACACGAGCATGTCGTCCGAGGTGTACCAAAGCCAGGGTTCCACCAACACGACGTGGAATATGAGCCAGACGGCGTCACAGCGCACGTCTGAAGCATCTTCGCGGCCCAGTAACTTTTTCGATGCCATTGGAACTGTTCGAATGGAAGCGTTCATTAGTCCACTCGCCTACTCTCAGTATAATGAATACCCGGATGACCGAAGTGAGGACTTTCACAGAGTCgcaaggaggaggagcaaggAGATTCGCAGAAGGAACAGTCGCAGCCGCCACCGAGACAGCTACGGATACCGGGCAGGACGAAGCGAAGATTCCTACGGAAGAGGACGATACCAAGCTGAGGAGGATTACTTCCTTCGCGACGACCCTTTCAAGGGGTTTTAA
- a CDS encoding thiopurine S-methyltransferase (similar to Metarhizium robertsii ARSEF 23 XP_007819192.2), which translates to MATADPPTRLRQTFENLAFSAHGDTWSSFYKEGFYPWDRDGPSIALADLLSQRTDLVPPSQDHDQRGNLIRDPSGAVSHRTALVPGCGRGHDVLLLSSFGYDVVGLDFSPDAIRMAEENAQQQGQFKSVNGLEQGTIKWVSGDFFSDDVLAGLGTNGSGTFDLIYDYTFLCALPPEARPKWAKRMSQLLHPSGRLICLEFPSVKPLSERGPPWGLCPEIYEALLSAPGEDVSYNEDGSLVEKTAAKPDANALHRLCIIKPTRTHRAGTSEDGTVNDFISVWTT; encoded by the exons ATGGCCACCGCCGACCCCCCAACCCGCCTCCGCCAAACCTTCGAAAACCTCGCCTTCTCCGCCCACGGCGACACCTGGTCCTCCTTCTACAAAGAGGGCTTCTACCCATGGGACCGCGACGGCCCCTCCATCGCCCTAGCAGACCTCCTCTCCCAGCGAACCGACCTCGTCCCCCCCTCGCAAGACCACGACCAGCGCGGCAACCTCATCCGCGACCCCAGCGGCGCAGTATCCCACAGAACCGCCCTCGTCCCCGGCTGCGGACGCGGCCATGacgtcctcctcctcagctcATTCGGCTACGACGTCGTCGGTCTAGATTTCAGCCCCGACGCAATCCGCATGGCCGAGGAGAATGCCCAGCAGCAGGGCCAGTTCAAGTCTGTCAATGGCCTGGAACAAGGTACGATCAAGTGGGTTTCAGGCGATTTCTTCTCAGACGATGTTCTCGCTGGACTGGGAACCAATGGCTCCGGCACATTTGACTTGATATACGACTATACG TTTCTATGTGCTCTCCCGCCCGAGGCGCGGCCCAAGTGGGCAAAACGCATGTCGCAGCTGCTTCACCCGTCTGGCCGACTCATCTGTTTGGAATTTCCGTCGGTGAAGCCCCTTTCTGAGCGTGGCCCGCCGTGGGGTCTCTGTCCAGAGATTTATGAGGCGCTGCTGAGTGCGCCGGGGGAGGACGTTTCGTATAATGAGGACGGGAGCCTggttgagaagacggcggcgAAACCGGATGCGAATGCGTTGCATAGGCTGTGTATTATTAAGCCGACGAGGACGCATCGTGCTGGGACGAGTGAGGATGGGACGGTGAATGACTTTATATCTGTGTGGACGACGTGA
- a CDS encoding aldo/keto reductase (similar to Metarhizium acridum CQMa 102 XP_007810148.1), which produces MPTITGKQVGPIGYGLMGLTTRKTPNSDDTNFAAIKTAIQSGCTFLNGAEFYGTTPHENSLTLLHRYFTKYPEDADKVVINIKGGRDFETLSFNGSKDAITQSIEHSLEQLGSVARIAQWGIARKDLNHDYEDETLATIDTYVQSGSIDGISTSEINPHTLRSAAKKFRITALEIEVSLFYPDAITNGLLATCAELDIPVLAYSPLGRGLLGGQIKSIDDLAPDDMKRHMPRYKDGNLEANLKLVEKVEGLATKKGCTPAQISINWLLALSKRPGMPVIIPIPGSSNPERIKENATIVDLMSEDLAEIDGMLKGFVAAGDRYPASFMKDLQL; this is translated from the exons ATGCCCACCATCACCGGCAAGCAAGTCGGCCCCATCGGCTACGGCCTCATGG GCCTCACAACCCGCAAAACTCCCAACTCAGACGACACCAACTTCGCAGCCATCAAAACCGCCATCCAATCCGGCTGCACATTCCTCAACGGCGCCGAATTCTACGGCACAACCCCCCACGAAAATTCACTAACCCTCCTCCATCGCTACTTCACAAAATACCCCGAAGACGCAGACAaagtcgtcatcaacatcaaaggcGGGCGGGACTTTGAGACGCTCAGCTTCAACGGGAGCAAGGACGCCATCACGCAGAGCATCGAGCACTCACTCGAGCAACTTGGCTCGGTGGCACGTATCGCCCAATGGGGAATTGCGAGAAAGGATCTAAACCACGACTACGAAGATGAAACGCTCGCCACTATAGATACGTACGTCCAGAGCGGTAGCATAGATGGCATTTCGACGAGTGAAATCAACCCCCACACCTTGAGAAGCGCGGCGAAAAAATTCCGCATCACGGCGTTGGAGATTGAAGTTTCGCTATTTTATCCCGATGCCATTACGAATGGGTTGCTAGCTACATGTGCGGAGCTGGATATCCCAGTCCTTGCATATT CACCTCTTGGTCGTGGACTCCTCGGCGGACAGATCAAGTCCATCGACGACCTGGCCCCCGATGACATGAAGCGCCATATGCCGCGATACAAAGACGGCAATCTGGAGGCTAATCTCAAGCTCGTCGAGAAAGTGGAGGGTCTCGCCACGAAGAAGGGGTGTACGCCGGCCCAGATCTCTATTAATTGGCTTTTGGCGCTGTCGAAGAGACCCGGCATGCCGGTCATTATTCCTATTCCGGGGTCGTCGAATCCTGAACGAATCAAGGAGAATGCTACGATTGTTGATTTGATGAGTGAGGATCTTGCCGAGATTGATGGTATGTTGAAGGGGTTTGTGGCGGCTGGCGATAGGTATCCTGCCAGTTTTATGAAGGATTTGCAGTTGTAA
- a CDS encoding beta-1,3-glucanosyltransferase 3 (similar to Arthroderma otae CBS 113480 XP_002847740.1) gives MVASGLSLSLLALAGVALGADLPSIQMKGSKFFYPNGTQFFFKGIAYQQQTGAAGSTPTNSSYIDPLADTKRCQADVPNLVALKTNVIRVYAIDPTKDHSTCMKLLNDNGIYVVADLGEPSLSINRDDPSWDTALFTRYQQVVDEMAKYSNVIGFFAGNEVSNANNNTGASAYVKAAARDTKAYIKSKKGRWMGVGYAANDDKPIRDQIASYFNCGPSEDSIDFFGYNIYSWCGDSDFEASGYNRLIEFFKDYSVPMFFAEYGCNLPNGGAARTFDETTALYVNNMTEVVSGGIVYEYFQETNDYGLVELSSGGSASKMKDFAALQKKISTVDPKGVSMSSYNPTNKAMDCPAVNSSWQASSSLPPTPNNAACDCMFKAASCVPASDLKAESYGDIFGYICGSDNSLCAGIQGNTTTGKYGTFSMCSSKQKLAYVLDAYYKKNGKASTSCDFKGQAQTQTSSGQTGCAKLAPSNGNSTGDGSGNGNGTDSFAVMGAPLARVGGSAIGLYLVAAVFGAAMVAW, from the exons ATGGTCGCTTCAGGTCTCTCTTTATCTcttttggctctggcaggCGTCGCGCTTGGCGCCGACCTGCCATCCATTCAAATGAAG GGCTCCAAATTCTTCTATCCTAATGGAACTCAATTCTTCTTTAAGGGCATCGCCTACCAACAACAGACCGGTGCCGCCGGCTCGACGCCCACAAACTCGAGTTACATTGATCCCCTCGCTGATACCAAGCGCTGCCAAGCCGACGTCCCTAACCTGGTTGCGCTCAAGACGAATGTTATCCGAGTTTATGCAATCGATCCTACCAAGGACCACTCGACTTGTATGAAACTTCTCAATGACAACGGCATCTATGTCGTTGCCGATTTGGGCGAGCCAAGCCTCTCCATTAACCGCGATGACCCCTCCTGGGACACTGCGCTTTTCACCCGCTATCAGCAAGTTGTTGACGAGATGGCCAAGTATTCCAATGTTATCGGCTTCTTTGCTGGTAATGAAGTCAGTAATGCAAACAACAACACTGGCGCTTCTGCAtatgtcaaggctgctgctcgtGATACCAAGGCCTATATTAAATCCAAGAAGGGCCGATGGATGGGTGTAGGCTACGCCGCCAACGATGACAAGCCCATCCGTGACCAGATTGCCAGCTATTTCAACTGCGGTCCCTCGGAAGACTCGATTGATTTCTTTGGATACAACATTTACTCGTGGTGTGGCGACAGCGACTTTGAAGCCTCCGGATACAACCGCCTTATTGAGTTCTTCAAAGACTATTCCGTTCCCATGTTCTTTGCTGAATATGGTTGCAACTTGCCTAACGGCGGTGCCGCCCGTACTTTTGACGAGACGACCGCTCTGTATGTCAACAACATGACTGAAGTCGTCAGCGGAGGCATTGTCTATGAGTATTTCCAGGAGACAAACGACTATG GTCTTGTTGAACTCAGCAGTGGCGGCTCTGcgtccaagatgaaggattTTGCTGCCCTCCAGAAGAAAATCAGCACCGTCGACCCCAAGGGCGTCTCAATGAGCTCGTACAACCCGaccaacaaggccatggacTGCCCTGCTGTCAACTCATCCTGGCAAGCCAGCTCATCCCTACCTCCTACGCCCAACAATGCTGCCTGCGACTGCATGTTCAAGGCAGCGTCGTGCGTTCCCGCAAGCGACCTCAAGGCCGAATCGTACGGTGACATTTTCGGCTACATCTGTGGCAGCGACAACTCCCTGTGCGCGGGTATTCAGGGTAACACCACGACCGGAAAATACGGCACGTTCAGCATGTGTTCCAGCAAGCAGAAACTTGCTTATGTTCTTGATGCTTACTACAAGAAGAACGGCAAGGCCTCCACCTCTTGCGATTTCAAGGGCCAGGCTCAGACCCAGACGTCTAGTGGACAAACTGGTTGTGCCAAGTTGGCCCCGTCAAACGGCAACTCTACTGGTGACGGCAGCGGAAACGGAAACGGCACCGACAGTTTTGCTGTGATGGGCGCTCCTCTTGCCCGGGTTGGAGGATCTGCTATCGGTCTGTaccttgttgctgctgtgtttGGCGCTGCCATGGTGGCGTGGTAA
- a CDS encoding haloacid dehalogenase, type II (similar to Metarhizium acridum CQMa 102 XP_007810155.1): MSPATIPPLSSVKALTFDVFGTVVDWRSSVTEELMLRAYRKLSSDLPNVLKECLENLKEDDWGRFAQDWRDTYVHFVKSFNPETDAWKTIDEHHRDSLVELLEEWGLKDLYTDTEITSLSLVWHRLAPWSDTVDGLRKLQDSGKVVLATLSNGNNELVTDLNDFGDLGFQQLFCAETFRVYKPDPRTYLGAARKLGLEPGQVAMVACHMRDLKGAKECGLRTIYVERPREEAWDKEGDEFKGARDWVDLWIAEGEDGLVSMAKNLLDVL, translated from the coding sequence atgTCCCCAGCCACAATACCACCTCTCTCATCCGTCAAAGCCCTGACATTCGACGTCTTCGGCACGGTAGTGGACTGGCGCTCCTCCGTTACCGAGGAACTCATGCTCCGTGCGTACCGCAAACTATCGTCCGACTTGCCAAATGTGCTTAAAGAGTGTCTGGAGAACTTGAAAGAAGATGATTGGGGACGGTTCGCACAAGACTGGCGAGACACCTATGTCCATTTCGTAAAGTCTTTTAACCCGGAGACCGATGCGTGGAAGACTATTGATGAACACCACCGCGACAGCCTGGTCGAGTTACTTGAAGAATGGGGTCTGAAGGATCTTTATACCGATACAGAAATAACCTCACTCAGTTTGGTGTGGCACCGTCTTGCTCCGTGGTCAGATACGGTCGACGGACTGAGGAAGTTACAGGATAGCGGGAAAGTCGTGCTGGCGACGCTGTCGAATGGCAATAACGAGCTGGTGACGGACCTGAATGACTTTGGGGACCTGGGGTTCCAGCAGTTATTTTGCGCCGAGACGTTTCGCGTGTACAAGCCTGATCCGAGGACGTATCTCggggcggcgaggaagttGGGCCTGGAGCCGGGACAggtggccatggttgctTGCCATATGAGGGACTTGAAAGGTGCCAAGGAATGTGGTCTGAGGACTATATATGTCGAGCGGCCGAGGGAGGAGGCGTGGGATAAGGAAGGCGATGAGTTTAAGGGGGCGAGAGATTGGGTGGACTTGTGGATTGCCGAGGGGGAGGATGGACTTGTTTCGATGGCGAAGAATCTGTTGGATGTGTTGTAG
- a CDS encoding uridine kinase (similar to Metarhizium robertsii ARSEF 23 XP_011411383.1): MDVNTLFGVQGKVVLITGGAKGIGRMIATGFIANGAKVYITGRDAPACHATVSDLQPLARLNGSIHALPANLQNLAECESLAADLTRLEPSGLHVLVNNAGATWGADIDTFPDAAWTKLLTLNLQRAFTLTQLCLPLLERAGTQDDPARVIHIGSIDGVRVPTMASFAYSASKAGLHHLSRHLARDLGFRNITSNVLACGPFRTKMMRATLDAAGEVLRENIPLRRIGRDEDVAGSAVFLASKAGAYLNGALIRVDGGASLVAKI; the protein is encoded by the exons ATGGACGTAAACACCCTCTTCGGAGTCCAG GGCAAAGTCGTCCTCATAACCGGCG GCGCCAAAGGAATCGGCCGCATGATAGCAACCGGCTTCATCGCCAACGGCGCAAAAGTCTACATCACCGGCCGCGACGCACCCGCCTGCCACGCCACCGTCTCGGACCTCCAACCGCTCGCCCGCCTCAACGGCTCCATCCACGCCCTGCCCGCGAACCTCCAAAACCTGGCCGAGTGCGAGTCCCTCGCTGCCGACCTCACCCGCCTCGAGCCCTCCGGCCTGCACGTCCTGGTCAACAACGCCGGCGCCACCTGGGGCGCCGACATCGACACCTTCCCCGACGCGGCGTGGACGAAGCTCCTGACGCTGAACCTCCAGCGCGCATTCACCCTCACGCAGCTGTGTCTGCCGCTGCTGGAGCGGGCGGGCACGCAGGACGACCCCGCGCGCGTGATTCAcattggcagcattgacgGGGTGCGCGTGCCGACCATGGCGAGCTTTGCGTACTCGGCTAGCAAGGCGGGGTTGCACCACTTGTCGAGACATCTGGCGAGGGATTTGGGGTTTAGGAACATCACGAGCAATGTGTTGGCTTGTGGGCCGTTTaggacgaagatgatgagggcgACGCTGGATGCGGCGGGGGAGGTGTTGAGGGAGAATATTCCGCTGAGGAGGATTGGGAgggatgaggatgtggcgGGGTCGGCGGTGTTTTTGGCGAGTAAAGCTGG GGCGTACCTGAATGGTGCGTTGATTagagttgatggaggagcGTCATTGGTGGCCAAGATTTAG
- a CDS encoding OTU-like cysteine protease domain-containing protein, with amino-acid sequence MEAESLEQMQSRHRRELKDLQGRITNKKKNASKKTRKGVNDECSEMERQLRETQATEIAALTGPSQNESESESAPVADTRLEPNGLDDTKPQTQETIETAVDNLTLSTDDAPPQQQQGKKRNRQKERMARRAAEQEAAAQKAEEEASHMTDHRAKESEYMKKMFTTHGLVEKDIEPDGHCLFSAVADQLSQNGIPSGRTDSSEPEYRTVRRAAAAFMTENEGDFAPFVEGDLGTHVVRIRDTAEWGGEIELMALARRYGVEIRVVQDGRLERIGEEEGRETGKVLWLAYYRHGYGLGEHYNSLRRK; translated from the coding sequence ATGGAGGCCGAGTCGCTCGAGCAAATGCAAAGCCGCCACAGGCGAGAGCTCAAAGACCTCCAAGGCCGAATAacgaacaagaagaagaacgCAAGCAAAAAGACCCGCAAAGGAGTCAATGACGAGTGCAGCGAAATGGAACGCCAATTACGAGAAACACAAGCAACCGAAATAGCTGCGCTGACCGGCCCATCACAAAATGAATCCGAGTCCGAATCCGCCCCCGTGGCGGACACACGCCTTGAACCCAACGGACTCGACGACACGAAACCACAAACTCAAGAAACTATAGAGACAGCAGTAGACAATCTAACACTAAGTACCGACGACGCACCgccccaacaacaacaaggcAAGAAGCGAAACCGGCAAAAAGAACGCATGGCCCGCCGCGCAGCAGAGCAAGAGGCGGCAGCGCAAAAGGCCGAAGAGGAAGCATCACACATGACGGACCACCGTGCAAAGGAGAGCGAATACATGAAGAAGATGTTTACGACGCACGGGCTCGTGGAGAAGGATATAGAGCCAGATGGGCATTGTTTGTTTTCGGCGGTGGCGGACCAGCTTTCGCAAAATGGGATCCCGAGCGGTCGTACGGACAGCAGCGAGCCGGAGTATAGGACGGTGAGGAGGGCAGCGGCGGCGTTCATGACGGAGAATGAGGGTGATTTTGCGCCGTTTGTGGAGGGGGACCTGGGGACGCATGTGGTGAGGATACGGGATACGGCGGAGTGGGGGGGAGAGATTGAGCTGATGGCGCTGGCGAGGAGGTATGGGGTTGAGATTCGGGTGGTGCAGGATGGGAGGTTGGAGAGGAttggggaggaggaggggagggagacGGGGAaggtgttgtggttggcgtATTATCGGCATGGGTATGGGCTGGGTGAGCATTATAATTCTTTGAGGAGGAAGTGA